In Deltaproteobacteria bacterium, the following are encoded in one genomic region:
- a CDS encoding class I SAM-dependent methyltransferase: MRRRRSVDKFSPIDALVSSHRRCERALAAAMPNTTIFDSVSAAWSAEPAAAKRVLDLSSGGGDTSRMLAQLGYRVTATDYGPPPIMTGVDRVAGVDLNSFLPFRSATFDAVNLVEVIEHIENQPQLIREIARVLKPSGVVLISTPNVLNVMSRVRFLFTGFLRGRVRPAHYTSKPGQAPNIYLLHFYELYYLLFHYGFEVTELRRTRVKFAARFFTILFWPFMWLFSWVAVIRAEKDPRQRAYNWQILGYLFDPALLLSDNIIVKAKRMSAGEDRPGA; encoded by the coding sequence ATGCGACGGCGCCGATCCGTCGATAAGTTTTCGCCAATTGATGCGTTGGTCTCCAGCCATCGACGGTGCGAGAGAGCGTTAGCAGCGGCGATGCCCAACACGACGATTTTCGATTCGGTGTCGGCGGCCTGGTCGGCGGAGCCGGCGGCGGCCAAACGAGTTTTAGACTTGAGCTCCGGCGGCGGAGATACCTCGCGCATGCTGGCGCAGCTCGGTTATCGGGTCACCGCAACAGACTATGGACCGCCGCCGATCATGACGGGAGTCGACCGGGTGGCGGGCGTCGATCTCAATTCTTTTCTACCGTTTCGCTCGGCGACCTTCGATGCGGTCAATTTAGTTGAAGTCATCGAGCATATCGAAAATCAGCCGCAGCTGATCCGCGAAATCGCCCGGGTGCTCAAACCGAGCGGCGTCGTGTTGATCAGCACACCCAACGTGCTCAATGTCATGTCGCGGGTGCGTTTTCTGTTCACCGGGTTTCTCCGCGGCCGGGTGCGTCCGGCTCATTACACGAGCAAGCCGGGCCAGGCGCCGAATATTTATTTGCTACATTTCTACGAGCTTTACTATTTACTGTTCCACTACGGTTTCGAAGTGACCGAACTGCGCCGCACCCGGGTCAAGTTCGCGGCGCGTTTCTTTACAATTTTGTTTTGGCCCTTCATGTGGCTGTTTAGCTGGGTGGCGGTGATCCGCGCCGAGAAAGATCCGCGCCAGCGCGCTTACAATTGGCAGATCCTCGGCTATCTCTTCGATCCGGCGCTGTTGCTGTCCGATAATATCATTGTCAAAGCCAAACGTATGAGCGCCGGTGAAGATCGCCCTGGCGCATAA
- a CDS encoding glycosyltransferase family 1 protein has product MKIALAHKRLDLKGGTERDLFKTAEGLRDHGHDVHLFCAEYGVAPPAGVTAHRVSVLGIGRTARLWSFARRAPRLIEQSGCDVVIGFGRLIEQDILRCGGGTHRGFLARLGSEGSAARRLWQKVSLYHRTLLALERRQYAAPRLQAIIAVSTEVKCDILENYPVADERIAVLYNGVDLERFHPAKRRQYGAEVRARWQIPADAPLVLFVGSGFRRKGLDRLLALWSLPEFGKIYLLVVGSDARLASYQARAEGIAPRRIIFAGRQDDIEKYFAAADVVALPALQEAFGNVVLEALASGLPVLVSRDVGAAEVLTRTLSGSVVDDLDDSVEFSGKLLALLHRVGDPALGHAARKIAEDYSWQRHFDRLDELLQQVSGRAPARVS; this is encoded by the coding sequence GTGAAGATCGCCCTGGCGCATAAACGGCTCGATCTCAAGGGCGGCACCGAGCGAGATCTCTTCAAGACTGCCGAAGGGTTGCGCGATCATGGCCATGATGTCCATTTGTTTTGCGCCGAATACGGCGTCGCTCCGCCCGCGGGCGTCACCGCCCATCGGGTATCGGTGCTCGGCATCGGGCGCACGGCGCGGCTCTGGAGTTTTGCCCGGCGCGCGCCCAGGCTCATCGAACAGAGCGGCTGCGATGTCGTGATCGGCTTCGGCCGCTTGATCGAGCAAGATATTTTGCGCTGCGGCGGTGGAACCCATCGCGGTTTTCTCGCGCGGCTTGGCTCGGAAGGTAGCGCCGCGCGTCGGTTGTGGCAGAAAGTGAGTCTCTATCATCGAACGCTCTTGGCCTTGGAACGGCGTCAGTATGCCGCGCCGCGATTGCAAGCGATCATCGCGGTGTCGACCGAAGTGAAGTGCGACATCTTGGAAAATTATCCAGTGGCCGACGAAAGAATCGCGGTGCTTTACAACGGCGTCGATCTAGAGCGCTTTCATCCGGCCAAGCGTCGGCAATACGGCGCCGAGGTGCGCGCGCGCTGGCAGATTCCCGCCGACGCGCCGCTGGTTTTGTTCGTCGGCAGTGGTTTTCGTCGTAAAGGTTTGGATCGCCTGCTGGCCCTATGGTCATTGCCTGAGTTTGGTAAAATTTACTTGTTGGTCGTCGGTAGCGATGCGCGGCTCGCTAGCTATCAAGCCCGTGCCGAGGGTATTGCGCCGAGAAGAATTATCTTTGCCGGACGTCAGGATGATATTGAAAAATATTTCGCCGCCGCCGATGTGGTTGCGTTGCCGGCGTTGCAGGAAGCTTTTGGCAATGTCGTGCTTGAGGCTTTGGCGTCCGGTTTGCCGGTGTTGGTAAGTCGCGACGTCGGCGCCGCCGAAGTTCTGACTAGAACTTTGTCCGGCAGCGTTGTCGATGACTTGGACGATTCGGTGGAATTCTCGGGCAAACTCTTGGCCCTTCTGCACCGAGTGGGCGACCCGGCGCTCGGCCATGCGGCGCGAAAAATTGCCGAAGACTATTCCTGGCAGCGCCATTTCGACCGGCTCGATGAGTTACTTCAGCAAGTTAGCGGGCGGGCGCCGGCGCGTGTATCCTGA